A stretch of DNA from Malus sylvestris chromosome 9, drMalSylv7.2, whole genome shotgun sequence:
CATTAGTGGTAAAATACTTATTTTCTCAACACTCGTTAATTTTTTGAGAAATCTTGAAGAGACCATCTCAAAAGTGAAATTCTTAATAGACTCTCTGTCATCTCAAGttttttgcacaatgttttatgATATTGACTTGAGAATTAACGTTACACTATGAGGTGACAGAtaatcaatgaaaaatcacacTTTTGAAAGGACCTCCTTATCACTTCTCTAATTTTTGTACTACCACCTTTTCGCCTAAAAAAGATTTATCTCTTTATATATGTGTAACATAACTCGATTCtgacattttttttcatattaagAGTTGTTAATCTGCGCTCAAGAGATTGAAGTTGGGGTTTTTTTGTCCGCATTTATCATTACACTCATGTCCGATTCCCTTCTCTAAAACTCGAATTATTTGTAATAATTTATTAGGTTTGGGTGATCCAACCCCTTATGtcacaaaaacaacaaagaaaaacGTTTTAAAAAGGTGGCCAAGTTGTCAGAAAGTTGTGGACTAGGAGTGATGAAGTCCATTTATTTATCATAGACCCGACCACAGGGGAAAACTCACCTTTCCTACGTCCGCATTGTACAGCGGTTTTCTCGTTTCTATTTCATCACACCACCTTCAAAATATCGAGCTcttgtatttcttcttcttcctcctctcgcTTGCGATCACTCCGAGACCGACCGACCGACCGACCCaccaccctctctctccctctctctctctctccccctcctccctccctccgccgctctttctctctctaagcaGTCTCGTGATTCGGGCTCCGGCACCATCTTCGCGCATTCGAAACCCTAAAGGAGCCCTAATTTGAACAAACCCTAACGCACTGGTTTCGGCGCCTCCCAGCATCTTCTCCTCCAGCTTGGAAGCAGCCTCGGAGTAATTATAGGCTTGATTAAGCTTATTAAGGTAAGGATCGTATTTTCTAATTTCGCATCCCAAATAGCATTTTTGTTGTATTTTCTATTGCCTTTGGTTGTAGAGAAACCGGAGGAAAatggaagaagatgagagaaaatttcGTGTATTGCGACTTAATTATGTTTAGTTACagtaaattttgggttttttctcGATGAAAATTCCAAGATTAGAGCTTGTTGTATTGCCTGCCATGTTCTTACTGTCTCTACATTCAATGACATAGCTAATGAATCAAATTATTGATGTGTTGCGTGGCGTCAAATCTGTTCCTTTGTGGTGCCAAAAATTCGAAAACATAGAAAGACTTATATTTCTATTTGCGCTCCGTCGGATTAGTAATTGCACACTTCCCCACCTTGTTGGAAGCTTAAATATGAAGGGGTGTTGTTTTGTCTATATTTTCAGTATTCTTTTCCTTGTTTACTTTTTAAGTTCATTTGGGTTTGTATACATGATTTATCAAGATATtggtttatttaaaaaaaaattcttgtttGGTGTTTCTGTAATGTTGGTGTTGTTGGAACATAGTTTTGGCTGGAAATTTGGAGATTGTTGCCAGTAGTTTGCGGGTAGAGTTTTGTTTATAAAAGCGTGCACAAGTTGATAATTTTCTGAGACGTATCAGTAATGGtaatttgttcaatttaatGCTGCATCCTTGGTGTGCGTTAGTTTAAGGAAAAATAAATGTGTGTATtttagtttatttggttgttggtTTTATGTTGCATGCCTGTGATTCTTTGTGCATGCAGATGTCTGTACTTGAGTGTGTGCATGCTGATCTGATTGTCACCGTATGCGCTTGagtaataacattttttttcattttccacAAAGAGCAATGCACATGGGACCGTCTGTATATATGTGCGCTACTCTTCATTTAGCATCCTTGCTTCTTACTTCCTGTATTTGAATATCTACATTTCCTTTAGCACTGTGTTTACTTTTTGGAAGATATACCACTCATCTGATATCCTTTACAATAACGATATGATTTAATCAGcttttgatttctttttaataGATCAGAGGCTGCTACTGAGGATGAATGCACAACAACCTCCCCATCATAAATCTTCTGCTAATGGTTTTGGCCGTCGAAGAGGTGAGAGAGAAGGGGGGCCTAGGGTCGAGAATAAGTCGAAGTCTGGAGCAGAAAACCACAGCAGATTAACAAGTACTGgtgaaatttatatatataaatttttcttGATATTATGTTAACTTGCCTATTAACTTTATATGTGCTGAAACAGGCAACAAATCTGGGAACTCTGAgagtccttcacgtgatcgaTTAGTATATATGACCACATGTCTTATTGGGCATAATGTGGAAGTCCAGGTGAAAAATGGATCTGTATACTCTGGAATATTTCATGCAACAAACGCTGAAAAAGACTTTGGTATGCttgtttgcttttggtttttatttacggTTTTTGTTTGTCTTCCTGTTTGTATTGATTGCGGTTGTCTTATGAGACTGTCAGTTACATTAGCATCTGTTTTGGATCATTTGGATATCATGAATTTGTCatgtcttttttttaatttttttttatgtgcaaTTAAGTGCATCCATCAACATTCACTTCCGGTCACTTTGCGCTATTTCTTTGAAAtgactttattattattattattatttattttttagtcgATTTTGGTTTTCATAAAGAGACTTTCTTTTACACTAACATAAGTTTTGGTTTGGTGAGAGGTAATGTATTCATCACCAGTGTTATAATTAGATTTTGTATAACATCAATAGTGTTGCCGATTGCCATTAGTTTTTCACTGCTCCATGCAGTTTATATGTGGTTGTTTGCATTTGCCAACATTATTTTACTTGTCATTTTCAGGAATCATCTTGAAAATGGCACGAATGATAAAGGATGGTTTAGTACGCGGACAAAAGTCTATGACAGAGTCAGTTAGCAAGGCTCCGTCAAAGACTTTAATTATACCTGCCAAAGAACTTGTACAAGTTATCGCAAAGGTTCTGCTTCATTTCTTATTGCAATTCGCTTACCCAAGTAAATTATTCGTAATAGCTTTAAGAATCTCAGATTACCATCATTTGTTCTGCCGAGTTTTCAAggggttgaaatttttttgggaGTAGGAgcaaaaagggggggggggtgtgggGGCGGACGGGGAGGTATATGATGATcgtctttttcttcttaatttgattCACTTGCTCTGGCGCGTAGTTATTGTCTATAAAAGTAATAACAAGCAGTAAGATGTTGACATAGAATAAGCAGCTATTTCTATATTTTGTTTCTCTGGTCTCCCTTGAtctaattgtatttttaaatgaaTGATGACAGGATGTCTCAATAACAAGGGATGGATTGTTAAATGAGGTTCAGCATGAAAAACATCAGGAACTTATGATAGATTCCTTCATATCACAATCCCGCCGTGGTGAGTTGGAGAGAGAGCTGGAACCGTGGGTGCCTGATGAAGATGATCCACAATGTCCTGAATTGGAAAATATATTTGATGGACAATGGAATAGGTTGTTATAGTAATTTTCTTTCCCTAAATATCTTGGTAACTGTTTTACTGGTCAGATAGCCTCTACTTGAATATGTGCCATCTGGAACACTATTAAATATACTAGGGACCTGACTTTTATCTTCTAAACATTACTATTTCAGGTTTCATGTTAAACTGTCATGTTCTGCTTTAACTATCTAAGATTATAATTCTATAATCCTATCTGGTTTATTCTTGTTAAGTTTTCTTGTCAAGGTTTTGAGTAACATTGTGGTCTTTTGAGTTGTCATTTCTTTGGAGTTATTACCAGTGAATGAACCTTAAAATGTTATTAACTTAATTTAAAGGCAGGTGCTCTTGTTGAATGATTAAAATATCTGGTGGTGGAATCCAGTCGTTGGAGATAATAATCTCTGTGAGGGATAGCATTATTTGCAATGTAGGCCTTTCATTATCCATATTTTGAAGAGATGATGCTTTCTCTGCCTGCATGATGTACTTCTTTGACAGGGTCGGTCCTTAAGGGGCCATGTCCCTCTGCTTTTGTATGTTGCCAAAATTCTTCATATGATGTAGTTTCCTGAAAAAGTGGATGACGTCGGAAAAAGGTGGATTAAGATTCCAATCAATTCACTAGTTACAGTTAGCTGTATGGTTCTAATACATGCCTTAATGGTATCAAAATATTGCTTGAGGCGATGCAAGTTAGACATGGATTTATGGAATGTAATGGCCTTAGCGTAATATGGGAttggaggatttttttttaGCCAAATTTCAGTGGTTGCCTTTTGGCTTATTGGTTGTTTCTGGAATTTAATTGACCTGTGCTCAACTCTCTGAGAATTCATGTTAATTAATGTTTGCTTGTATTTTCTCTTATAAAGAAATATTATGTTGCTCAACATTTTCCTTATATTCTTTACCTTTCAGGAAATGGGATCAATTTGAAACAAATGAAACATTATTTGGGGTAAAAAGCACATTTGACGCAGACCTTTACACAACTAAACTTGCGAAGGGCCCTCAAACAAAAGAGTTGGAAAGGGAAGCTTTGAGAATAGCAAGAGAAATTGAGGGTGAGGATACACCTGATCTGCATATGGCAGAGGTGAGGCTTTGTTGGATAATTTTGTGCTTTTGAAAATTCATTTGATGTCGAGGTCCCTTATGTTTTGCATGTTGATTTGTTGATACAGGAAAGAGGCATTCACCTCCATGTGGATATTGATGAGGAGACAAGATTCTCCTCTGTTTATCGGGGGGAAGTAGTTGATGATAGTGGATATGATGAAGATGAGGATATTTTGTTGGATACATGTAATACTGAAACCTTTGGAGATTCTACTGGTTCTTTAAGGAAGAGTTCAATGGACTGGACCACTGGAAAAAGCAACAATGGGGTGCCATCAAGCTCTTCATTTGTGGTAGTTCCCTCACTAATCTTATGCATAATATGGTCAGCATAGGTAGCCCTGGGGGCATTAGTTTCTGACCTATTTACGGATTATTTTGTTGAACTTGATGTGCCATCCAGTCGGAATTTTACACATACGCTGTAAATAAAATGTTTTGTTACAGTAGGGGGTCTGCTCATTTTCTCTTTCGTTCCGTTTTTCTTTACTTCCAATTGTCATGAGAAAGTACGTATATTCTTATCTTTTCCTGCTCATAAATGGAGACCGAATATTTTTCCCCTTCTAGTTCTTCTTGATTATTGTAAATCTGAACAAATTCATTATTTTGAAGCATTCTTAGTTGTTCCATTTGTTTGTAAGCAACTGAGAATCTATTTTGACAAGCATGAGTAAGCTCTCCCTGATTATAATCCCCTCATCATTTACTTTTAACTCATTAGTTTGATCCAAAGTTTAATGCAACTTTGGGGATTGTGAATTGATTCTCTCTTTTGTGCTTATATGTGAGATTTATGATGTGCTTTGATAACAAGTTCATGATTAAAAGCTGACGatatatgttttaatttttatgtaggATTACTCACAATCTTCTGAGTCAAATGTTGCCCCAGATTTATGTCGCTCTGGATCTTATGACCATGCTAGACAGCTGGCGTCAGAAACACTTTTCAAGAGCTTCCCCAGTACAGATGGTGAAAGCAggtcttttatttcttttccaactCTAAATAATAATTGCAAATAAGTTTTATTGTgattacacaattttttttttcgttaaacAATGTGCTATATTATTCAGTGAACATGGCGAGGTGGATAGTGCTGCTGGGTCTGTTGTAAAGGCGAAGGTGAGtgagagttccttatttgtGATGTTCACAATCTTGTATAATTATTTGTGATTGACTGCCACTGGCCTCTAAAGTTATTGCTTATGTTCTATGTTCTTGTCAATGCAGCTAGCTGAAGACAATCAAACATCAAAACCAGACGGTGAGTGCCATATTTTATCTTTCTGTTTACTTTACCCTACATTATGTGTTTCTTGGTTCCTTGGACTTAATAGGGTAGTTACTATTAGATGTGGGTTTAGTAGTAACGGCGAAGCTTGTCCTATCTTGGTCCCTCTCTTCCCATATGAATGAGAAGCTTGTTTTATTGCCATTTTagcattattttaatatttgtcTTTACAGTAGTTGTGAAGTTATATTGTTGAATATGGGATGTAGATTCACAGCCATCATTGAATGGGAAGGAAGATGCATTTGAGAAAGGGGGTTTATCCTCTGATGCCACCTCTTATGCTCCTGGTCAGGCTTCATCAAAAGGTCATGAGAAGACGGGTTATAGCGACCCAGTGACTGGCAAATCACATGTTCAAACACAGACGGTAAATTCTCATGGACGACCTGGTAGTTCTGCATCTTCCAATTCGGAATTCCCAGCTGCTGCCTCAGCTTCTGGTGGACCTGGTTTATCACCAAGCTCATCTCGGGGTTCGTTGTCCTCTGAAAAGTCAACATTGAATCCCCATGCGAA
This window harbors:
- the LOC126582672 gene encoding polyadenylate-binding protein-interacting protein 3-like; amino-acid sequence: MNAQQPPHHKSSANGFGRRRGEREGGPRVENKSKSGAENHSRLTSNKSGNSESPSRDRLVYMTTCLIGHNVEVQVKNGSVYSGIFHATNAEKDFGIILKMARMIKDGLVRGQKSMTESVSKAPSKTLIIPAKELVQVIAKDVSITRDGLLNEVQHEKHQELMIDSFISQSRRGELERELEPWVPDEDDPQCPELENIFDGQWNRKWDQFETNETLFGVKSTFDADLYTTKLAKGPQTKELEREALRIAREIEGEDTPDLHMAEERGIHLHVDIDEETRFSSVYRGEVVDDSGYDEDEDILLDTCNTETFGDSTGSLRKSSMDWTTGKSNNGVPSSSSFVDYSQSSESNVAPDLCRSGSYDHARQLASETLFKSFPSTDGESSEHGEVDSAAGSVVKAKLAEDNQTSKPDDSQPSLNGKEDAFEKGGLSSDATSYAPGQASSKGHEKTGYSDPVTGKSHVQTQTVNSHGRPGSSASSNSEFPAAASASGGPGLSPSSSRGSLSSEKSTLNPHAKEFKLNPHAKSFVPSQAPVRAPSPVSDGSFYYPTNAPAVPHMPVMPAGIGVGPSFGHQPVMFNPQQAPQGYFHPNGPQYGQQMLHPRQVVYMPNYQPEMPYKARDY